The Henningerozyma blattae CBS 6284 chromosome 7, complete genome region agaaatGAGTAGCCAATTCATCTTGATCAAACATGGTGGGGACGGCTTTACCCTTTGATCTGAAGTTGATTTCCAAATCGATGTTGCCCAAGTAAGAAGGATTTCCATGGTTATAACGGGTCAAGTCGAATGGTTGGACGTTGACATGTTGATTCAAAGACCAACCACCCCAGGTTCTTTGATTTCCGTTGAAACCAATGGATCCTGGTTGCAATTCGTTTGAAATCTTTGTGGTGAAGACATAAGCGTTGTCGATGATtatatagatattattGGGGAAATCATGGGGGGAAACTGCGACGACGTTTGTTAGGGCGTACGAATTGTTGGGACAATTGACTACGAATAGTTGACGAGGATGGAAGTCTACGACATTGGACATGTCTGGTGGTTGAGAGACAGGGTGTTTCTGTCCTAGTAGAggtaatttgaatttatccATGGGAAGCGGGAGGGGCAGCGGGAGGGGCAGGGCAGGGGCAGTGCAGCAGGCGAGGGTGCGTGTGCTATGGTATGGACAGAGTGAAGAGAGTAATAGCAagttgaaataatttttttatcttgtATTTAGCAAGGAGACGCGAGCTCGCGAGCGCCAGCTCGCGAGCGCCAGCAAAAGGAAAGGGAAAAAGCAAGGAAGGAAAAGCAAGGAAGGAAAAGCAAGGTGAAAGATAATGCATTGCCCTTGAACACACAATAACAAGAATCAACAAAGCCAGACAGGCCACATACACAATAGCACATTGTCATAATGACATCATATTAAACTATCGCATGGCAGAGCATTATTGCAGCACACTGCACGCACTGCACGCACTGCACGCACGGCAATCCACAATCCACAATCCTAAAGCTTAATAGATGAGGCACCttagataataaagaattgcAGATTCCCTGTCCCAGACATTCGGCCGCAATTGAGCAATTTACAATGTGAATTTGCAATCGCAGTCGCCACGGCTGCTGGAAATAGGAGAACTCTGAGCACCAGCCGAGTAAACAACGCCGGTTTGCGCCCGATCTGGGCGGATCGGGGAATATCATGGAGAGCTAGATCTTCCGTGATCTCCTGGCATCCCTGATATTCCCCGATCCGCCCAGATCTGCCAGATCAACCGCCACAATGCCTCTCAAATACCCACGGCAATCCCGCGGCAATCCCGCGGCAATCTCGCAGCAATCCCCGGAATCTCGCAGCAACTCCCCGGAATCTCGCAGCAATCCCCGGAATCTCGCAGCACACTCTAAGTCCGTCCGTCTTCCCCGTGCCTGGCACACAAACCTTATTCCAGACCCATCCCAGTCACACAGGCACGCACGGCTGGTATCGCAGGCCAGAACTCGCCATGTCCACAAGAGGCAACTATTGCCGGCCAGACACGGCTGCAGTCCCCGTCGGTGGCACCACCCTTGCGGCACGTAACGGCCGGAGTCGCCGCACCCGCTGCGCCGCCGTCTGTGCGCCGGGCATTCTGCGGCTCATGCCCTGCGCCGCCGCCTGTGCGCTGCCCGATCCGGCAGCAGGAATGGGCGATCTCGGCCGGAATGGCGCCGGAATGGCCGGCCAGCCTTTTGCGCGCATCGCGCCCTGCGTCTCGTTTCGCCTGCCCCTCGCGCCGGAGATAGCGGACGCGGTAACGCCGGGTGGGCCGGTCGGCCGGATACGGGCGCGGGAATGGCCGCCCGCACGGCACATTGAATCCGCGGCCGCAGCGGCCTTAAGGCCGCTGCTGCGGTGTTGCCGTCGTGGCCACGGAGTGTTCTGTGCGCCGGGCCTGCACATAGCGGTATGCCATTCCGCGCCGGCAGAGGTTGCGTGCTGCTACGCAAATGATGCTGCAATTGCAGTTGTACAGCTGTGCCAGATATCGAGTATCCAATGTTGATGTATCTGCCCATTGCCCCTGCCAGGCACGCCGATTGTCAGGTATATAACGAACGGCATTTGCCAGTAGTGTGCTTTACCGGACCCCACGCCCACCAGCCATGTCTCGTCAATTTGCGCCTGCTTCCACGTCTGCTAATGCTGTTGTCACTGCTAGTGCAGCAGTTGTAAATGTTAATGCGAGTGCAAGTGTAAGTGCAAGTGTAAGTGCAAGTGCAAATGCAAgtgcaaatgcaaatgcaaatgcaaatgcgCATGCATCCACAAACAATACTTCCATCGATATCTTCAAAGATTCGTGCAACAAGTGGGGTCCCAAGATCGAGGCGTCGTTCTTGAACGCCCTGAGAATCATACTCAAGAACGGCACCTACAAGATCAAGCTGCTGGACAAGAACTACGGGAGGAACGAGCTGATTTCCATCTTCATCAAGTACCAGACGGGCGAGACCAGGACCAAGAAACAGATCTCGTCCCACATCCAGGTGTGGAAGAAGACGATTCTCAACAAGTCCAACCACGGGCTGATTTTGAACAACAACGACAAGGAGATTCTGAATTTGATCGAGGACGGCGCCAACCAGTCCAAGGAGAACATCGACCGGTTCTACTCCATCTTTGAGCATATTCTAGCGATGGGCTCGTCCAACCCGGGTGCTGCGGCTGCGGCTGCGGCTGCCGCCGCCGCCGCCGCCGCTGTTACGTTGTCCCCAGCTCACTCGCCCCCGGCAACCTCGCTACACAAAGTAACTAAACCTCCCACATCCTCCACCACTACTCTGTCACCAATCTCTCCTTCCTACGTCCATCGCCAACTCTCTGCCTCGGTTGTCAGCAACTCTCTCTCGGCTTCCTCCTCTTCCTCCTCAATCTCACCTTCGTCCTCTCCAACTTCGCCATCCACAGTGTTGCCAATGATACCCACAACTTCCTCGTCttccaccaccaccaccaccaccaccacaaTATCAACACCAAGAGGTCTCACCATCTTGCCCAACCCTTCGGCAACTGTCACTGCGCCTCCTCCTTCCACAACCACCATAATAAGAAACAATTCTCTACCCAGTGGCAACACAACCAcaacttcttcttcttcttcttctccTCAATACAGACTCTTCCCCAAGAGAGTCTCTCTTCCAATCTGTCCTTTACAAAAGGAAGCCTCAGATATTCCGGCCCAACCTATCCCATCTCCTGCCGCCACATCGGTCTCTACTTCTTCTGCCAATTACATCTCCACCACTACTTCCTCCACTCAAATTAGACTCCCCAGTATAAACAATAGCAACACTTCTACACCAGCCGCATCCACTTCCAACTCAAACTCTTCTACAAACATCCATCTACCTACTCCTGCaatttcaagaaattcacaagaaaatatatcgAACCAAAACTTGAGTGGTCTTTCAGATTACCATTATGCTGCAAACACTCCCTCTGTATCAACACCACCTACAAAGAGAAACGCTCTAAGTTTCATAATAAATGAGAGATCTGACTAGTTCTCTTTCTATGTTTAATATATCGGGCCCTGCAAGCACTTCCCCCTACTTGTCTACCcgcaatttttttttttctcccTCTCTCTCATGCGCATAAAAGACATCTAATTACGTTAACTTGCTACATTAATAATTAGTCCATATTCTATATATTCcgtttcattttcaattctttaaatacaCTTTTTatacttatatatatatatatattatactacattttcatctatttttttttgcacttgcatttgcatttgcatttgcatttgcatttgcatttgcgTTTACCCCTGCCTCGCTAACTAATCCAATGGCAATTGGCCCTGAGCTTTCGCTCTTGCACGTGCCCGTCGCTCTCTTCTCAATCGAGTTTGCATCATCGAATATCCGGCCCTTCGGATTATCGTATCAATCAATTCAATACTTAAATTAGGATATTCATCAGTAACACGCTCATATAATTGATGGATCAATTCTGTACGATATTCTTTTGATGTATCTTTGATCCATGTTTTTTCTCCAATCGGGAATTTCAACTCTTCTCGTAATATacaaatcaattttttttcaattaaaatagtctcctctttatttttcaaatttaataattccgTAAGTTTATTGATAGATAATCTAGATTTCGCAACATCATGCTTCGTACTATCATGATCTTCTATTCCCCCCTCAACTTCCACCTCTCTCTCCATTTCACTATCACTATCACTACTACACATTGTTTGATCACAAAACATTTCTGTATTTATACCATCGATTTCAACACATcctttcttcttcttcttcttcttctttttcttgtctttatttttcaactcACTATCACCTATATTAtccaatgaaaataatatatcttctttgactatcttttctttttctttatccTTCCCCTCTATTTGTCCCTCTTGATTCactttttctttctctttctCGATCTCCTCCTGCTTTCCTTTAGGTTTTCGCTCCCCCTTATCCTTTACAAACGGATCTAGATAGTAGTTCCGTTCTTTATTATCACGTTCTTCTTCATATGAAATAGGTTGTTCAATagttatataattaatatccATTTTGGCTTGTTCATTTGCATTTGATATAAACGTTTCTCCCTCTCTTTCtgtctttaatttttttttctacatatatatttcacagaactttttttttcaagaaataaattaaaaaaaaaagaaattatcgGTTACAACTCCGATACGCTTATTCTCAATCTCCTTATACAATCTCATCTATACAAATGCGCTATACAATCTCGTTATATAAACTCGTCATGCCTCTTATACAATAGGTTCAAGTGCTTCAATAGATACTATAGAATTCCCTCGAATCACACTTTGTGCTCCCAACGCGTTTTCATTCTTGTCTTTACTCACTTCTATCCCATTTTCAATAAcaacatttaaaaaaatatcatacCCTCGTAATTCTCCTATAACTGTAcgattattattcaattttaaaagaatctTTCGATTCacatatttctttaattcaGGTGTGCTTACcatatttatttgcttgatttattttttttttttttttagatacTTTGTGTTGGCAATTGCAAATTGCAAATTAGAAGTTTGAAtatccattttttttttgttttttccttttttattCCGAAATGTTCGCCACCGTCATCATGAAATGATGATAACTTCATTCCAagttataaaaaaatagaaagaTCTGCAATCATAATAAAGTACAAGTAACCTTAACTTAAAGAAACCGCAGGCACTACTGCCGTCGCCGCCTAGTAGTAGTGtttgatatttcaatattgcATATGTagtattaaaagatttacgACGTCATATTACACACGTAGCACTAGAGTATTTGGGAGACCAAAATGGGCAAAAAGAAATACCTGAATGTTGAAATCGTCATAATTGTCGGATATATGACCTTAGATCCGCCGATTGATAATCACTATTAAGAAACACAACATCCAGGCAAACATACCTGTATTTTGCTTGCTCGTCGTACCCATATGCCTTTGCAAAGAATGTTTGGGGTTGTTTATTTCGTATACCCTATTCTTTTTACCACTTTTACTTTCTACAACTCTTTGTGCTCTGTAACAATTTTTGACTcgtcaatttttttttttttttttttttttaatccaTTTGGCAAATAGATTGATGCAACCATAACGTTTCATTTACAATGTATTTTACTCTCCCATTGATATCAGTTCGATTTCGCTCGATTTTGTAAAGTGTATCGTTCCTTTACTGTAGTTATAGAGGTTCCTTTAACCTTTGATCCGTCAACAGAGTTTCAGACACGCCCCAATTTAAGGCTAGTTTCTCTTTGAATCTATTGAAGGTCGTCATAGCTGAgtcatttttctttgcGGCTATTAGATACGAGTATCTAGTGAACAAGTCcactattattaatatttcatcaATGTCATCTTCCGACTCTGGTAATCCTGTTATGTGGTCAGCACTCATTATTGAATGAGGTGCTCCGGGGGTTGGAATAAACACATAGTTGCTGATTGAGTAATTAGTATTCTTATTTGATTAGCACACCGTGCATGATCGTAATACTACCTCTACCAAACGGTGTATTTGATTGAAGCTGTATCTTCGTTTGATGAGATTTATTGTCTCATTTACCCCATACATAATGGTCATTCCTAATATGTGTATTCCAAATGATCCAtagaataatttctttattttcactAGGTATCCACAAGAAATTTCCACTGTATATTAGCGTCTTAGTTGGGTCCTTGTAGAGTAAGTCCTTGTATCGGATATTAATCCACTTGGAATTGCTccatattaataatttctcaTGTAATTCCTTGGGGAGTCTCGTCATATAGTCTATTTTTGAgttcttatatttttctaacACGTGGATTCGTTGTTCTGGTAGACTAAAGAGCTTTCTTTCATTTTCCCTATCTTTACTTCCGTTACCCTATTTTGAGCTTTAAAAGCTCCACACT contains the following coding sequences:
- the TBLA0G03300 gene encoding uncharacterized protein, coding for MSTRGNYCRPDTAAVPVGGTTLAARNGRSRRTRCAAVCAPGILRLMPCAAACALPDPAAGMGDLGRNGAGMAGQPFARIAPCVSFRLPLAPEIADAVTPGGPVGRIRAREWPPARHIESAAAAALRPLLRCCRRGHGVFCAPGLHIAVCHSAPAEVACCYANDAAIAVVQLCQISSIQC
- the TBLA0G03310 gene encoding uncharacterized protein (similar to Saccharomyces cerevisiae TEC1 (YBR083W); ancestral locus Anc_3.310); translation: MSRQFAPASTSANAVVTASAAVVNVNASASVSASVSASANASANANANANAHASTNNTSIDIFKDSCNKWGPKIEASFLNALRIILKNGTYKIKLLDKNYGRNELISIFIKYQTGETRTKKQISSHIQVWKKTILNKSNHGLILNNNDKEILNLIEDGANQSKENIDRFYSIFEHILAMGSSNPGAAAAAAAAAAAAAAVTLSPAHSPPATSLHKVTKPPTSSTTTLSPISPSYVHRQLSASVVSNSLSASSSSSSISPSSSPTSPSTVLPMIPTTSSSSTTTTTTTTISTPRGLTILPNPSATVTAPPPSTTTIIRNNSLPSGNTTTTSSSSSSPQYRLFPKRVSLPICPLQKEASDIPAQPIPSPAATSVSTSSANYISTTTSSTQIRLPSINNSNTSTPAASTSNSNSSTNIHLPTPAISRNSQENISNQNLSGLSDYHYAANTPSVSTPPTKRNALSFIINERSD
- the TBLA0G03320 gene encoding uncharacterized protein (similar to Saccharomyces cerevisiae YBL029W; ancestral locus Anc_3.314), which gives rise to MDINYITIEQPISYEEERDNKERNYYLDPFVKDKGERKPKGKQEEIEKEKEKVNQEGQIEGKDKEKEKIVKEDILFSLDNIGDSELKNKDKKKKKKKKKKGCVEIDGINTEMFCDQTMCSSDSDSEMEREVEVEGGIEDHDSTKHDVAKSRLSINKLTELLNLKNKEETILIEKKLICILREELKFPIGEKTWIKDTSKEYRTELIHQLYERVTDEYPNLSIELIDTIIRRAGYSMMQTRLRRERRARARAKAQGQLPLD
- the SMX2 gene encoding mRNA splicing protein SMX2 (similar to Saccharomyces cerevisiae SMX2 (YFL017W-A); ancestral locus Anc_8.57) gives rise to the protein MVSTPELKKYVNRKILLKLNNNRTVIGELRGYDIFLNVVIENGIEVSKDKNENALGAQSVIRGNSIVSIEALEPIV